A region from the Peromyscus maniculatus bairdii isolate BWxNUB_F1_BW_parent chromosome 5, HU_Pman_BW_mat_3.1, whole genome shotgun sequence genome encodes:
- the Cdk20 gene encoding cyclin-dependent kinase 20 isoform X3, producing the protein MLSDLAEVVRHAQRPLAPAQVKSYLQMLLKGVAFCHANNIVHRDLKPANLLISASGQLKIADFGLARVFSPDGGRLYTHQVATRWYRAPELLYGARQYDQGVDLWAVGCIMGELLNGSPLFPGENDIEQLCCVLRILGTPSPRIWPEITELPDYNKISFKEQAPVPLEEVLPDASPQALDLLGQFLLYPPHQRIAASQALLHQYFFTAPLPAHPSELPIPQRPGGPAPKAHPGPPHVHDFHVDRPLEESLLNPELIRPFIPEGLLEGWAPGGRTVKMSSPAENKTHSLQRRLAVSFPRAATQWCHLPWRWFSRLCLLLKYIAIRASPGEAQLGRQACYGLVPRVL; encoded by the exons ATGCTGTCGGACCTGGCAGAGGTGGTGCGCCATGCCCAGAGGCCACTGGCCCCGGCACAGGTCAAGAGCTACCTGCAGATGCTGCTCAAAGGCGTTGCGTTCTGCCATGCCAACAACATTGTGCATCGG GACTTGAAGCCTGCCAACCTGCTCATCAGTGCCTCAGGCCAGCTCAAGATAGCTGACTTTGGCCTGGCCCGGGTCTTCTCTCCAGATGGTGGTCGCCTCTACACACATCAGGTGGCCACCAG GTGGTACCGAGCTCCTGAGCTCCTGTATGGTGCTCGGCAGTATGACCAGGGCGTcgacctatg GGCTGTGGGCTGCATTATGGGAGAGCTGTTGAATGGGTCCCCTCTGTTCCCTGGAGAAAATGACATCGAGCAACTCTGCTGCGTGCTTCGCATCCTGGGCACCCCCAGTCCTCGCATCTGGCCG GAGATCACAGAGCTGCCTGACTACAACAAGATCTCCTTCAAGGAGCAGGCACCAGTGCCCCTGGAGGAGGTGCTGCCTGACGCCTCTCCCCAGGCCTTGGACCTGCTGGGTCAGTTCCTCCTCTACCCTCCACACCAGCGTATCGCAGCCTCCCAG GCCCTTCTGCATCAGTACTTCTTCACAGCTCCTCTGCCTGCTCATCCATCTGAGCTGCCAATTCCTCAGCGCCCAGGGGGACCTGCACCCAAGGCTCACCCAGGCCCTCCCCATGTGCATGACTTCCATGTGGACCGGCCTCTTGAGGAGTCACTGCTGAACCCAGAGCTGATTCGGCCCTTCATCCCAGAGGG CCTGCTTGAGGGCTGGGCTCCAGGAGGCAGAACCGTGAAGATGTCCAGCCCAGCAGAGAACAAGACTCACAGCCTCCAGAGACGACTAGCTGTGTCCTTCCCCAGGGCTGCCACTCAGTGGTGTCACCTGCCTTGGAGATGGTTCTCCAGGCTCTGTCTCCTGCTCAAGTACATTGCTATTAGAGCATCACCCGGGGAGGCACAGCTAGGAAGACAGGCTTGCTATGGTCTGGTTCCCAGGGTCCTCTGA